In Halobaculum magnesiiphilum, the following proteins share a genomic window:
- a CDS encoding ABC transporter ATP-binding protein: protein MSHPSDEDDPFEDIREKTDNPMKRLFSEYGVPNSRFFGLGFFGSVAARILDLLPPLLLGLAIDAIFLQNAPFELPLVPDSVIPPEPRGQLMFSVGIIAFAFFGGSVFHWIRNFGWNSFAQNIQHDIRTDTYDKMQRLNMDFFAEKQTGEMMSVLSNDVNRLERFLNDGMNSAFRLSVMVLGIAGIMFWLNPRLALISLIPVPIIAVTTWKFIDVIQPKYADVRKTVGHLNSRLENNLGGIKVIKTFNTESFESDRVDDVSGEYYDANWDAITTRIKFFPALRVIAGVGFVITFAVGGLWVLGLAPLWLTGGAELRPGTFATFILYTQRFIWPMAQFGSIINMYQRARASSARLFGLMDTPSRIVEDPAAEDLVVDDGTVVYDDVTFGYDEGETIVDDIAFEVDGGDTLALVGPTGAGKSTVLKLLLRMYDVNEGSIEIDGQDIRDVTIPSLRRSLGYVSQDTFMFYGTVRDNIAYGTFEADEEDIVEAAKAAEAHEFITNLPEGYDTEIGERGVKLSGGQRQRLSIARAILKDPEILVLDEATSDVDTETEMLIQRSIDKLTADRTTFAIAHRLSTIKDADQIVVLEEGEIAERGTHEELLNEDGLYAHLWGVQAGEIDELPQEFIDRAAKRASRTEAEASDD, encoded by the coding sequence ATGAGCCATCCCTCCGACGAGGACGACCCCTTCGAGGATATCCGTGAGAAGACGGATAATCCCATGAAGCGGTTGTTCTCCGAGTATGGCGTCCCCAACTCCCGGTTCTTCGGGCTGGGATTCTTCGGGAGCGTCGCCGCGCGGATCCTCGACCTCCTCCCGCCCCTGCTGTTGGGGCTCGCCATCGACGCGATCTTCCTGCAGAACGCACCGTTCGAGTTACCGCTGGTTCCGGACAGCGTCATCCCGCCGGAGCCGCGCGGTCAGCTCATGTTCAGCGTCGGCATCATCGCGTTCGCGTTCTTCGGCGGCTCGGTGTTCCACTGGATCCGGAACTTCGGCTGGAACTCCTTCGCACAGAACATCCAGCACGACATCCGGACGGACACCTACGACAAGATGCAGCGGCTGAACATGGACTTCTTCGCCGAGAAACAGACCGGCGAGATGATGTCCGTCCTCTCGAACGACGTGAACCGGTTGGAGCGGTTCCTCAACGACGGCATGAACTCCGCGTTCCGGCTGTCGGTGATGGTCCTCGGGATCGCCGGGATCATGTTCTGGCTGAACCCCCGCCTCGCCCTCATCTCGCTGATCCCGGTCCCCATTATCGCGGTGACGACGTGGAAGTTCATCGACGTGATCCAGCCGAAGTACGCCGACGTGCGCAAGACGGTCGGCCACCTGAACTCCCGGCTGGAGAACAACCTCGGCGGCATCAAGGTGATCAAGACGTTCAACACCGAGAGCTTCGAGTCCGACCGCGTCGACGACGTCTCCGGCGAGTACTACGACGCCAACTGGGACGCCATCACGACTCGGATCAAGTTCTTCCCCGCGCTTCGGGTCATCGCCGGGGTCGGCTTCGTTATCACCTTCGCCGTGGGCGGCCTGTGGGTGCTCGGGCTGGCCCCCCTGTGGCTGACGGGCGGGGCTGAACTGCGCCCCGGGACGTTCGCTACGTTCATCCTCTACACCCAGCGGTTCATCTGGCCGATGGCCCAGTTCGGCTCCATCATCAACATGTACCAGCGCGCCCGCGCATCCAGCGCGCGCCTGTTCGGCCTGATGGACACGCCCTCGCGGATCGTCGAGGACCCGGCCGCAGAGGACCTCGTGGTCGACGACGGGACGGTCGTCTACGACGACGTGACGTTCGGCTACGACGAGGGGGAGACCATCGTCGACGACATCGCCTTCGAGGTCGACGGCGGCGACACCCTCGCGCTCGTCGGCCCGACCGGCGCCGGGAAGTCGACGGTGCTGAAGCTGCTCCTGCGGATGTACGACGTGAACGAGGGGAGCATCGAGATCGACGGACAGGACATCCGCGACGTGACGATCCCGAGCCTCCGGCGGTCGCTCGGCTACGTGAGCCAGGACACGTTCATGTTCTACGGGACGGTCCGTGACAACATCGCCTACGGCACCTTCGAGGCCGACGAGGAGGACATCGTCGAGGCCGCGAAGGCGGCGGAGGCCCACGAGTTCATCACGAACCTCCCGGAGGGCTACGACACGGAGATCGGCGAGCGCGGCGTGAAGCTGTCGGGCGGCCAGCGTCAGCGGCTCTCGATCGCCCGCGCGATCCTGAAGGACCCCGAGATCCTCGTGCTCGACGAGGCGACCTCCGACGTGGACACCGAGACGGAGATGCTCATCCAACGCTCCATCGACAAACTCACCGCGGACCGCACCACCTTCGCCATCGCCCACCGCCTCTCGACGATCAAGGACGCCGACCAGATCGTCGTTCTCGAGGAGGGGGAGATCGCCGAGCGCGGCACCCACGAGGAGCTGCTGAACGAGGACGGGCTGTACGCCCACCTGTGGGGCGTGCAGGCCGGGGAGATCGACGAGTTGCCCCAGGAGTTCATCGACCGCGCGGCGAAGCGCGCCTCCCGAACCGAGGCGGAAGCGAGCGACGATTAG
- a CDS encoding type II glyceraldehyde-3-phosphate dehydrogenase produces the protein MIQVGVNGYGTIGKRVADAVAAQPDMTLTGVAKTRPNYEAEAAIRKGYPLYAAIPERADLFHEAGIDLAGEVEDMVMTADVVVDTTPSGIGADNRDLYERYDTPAVFQGGEDADVADVSFNARSNYDLARDDDVETARVVSCNTTGLSRLLTPLIETYGVEKSRVTLVRRGGDPGQTSRGPINDILPDPVTVPSHHGPDVNTILPDVDIDTLGVKVPATLMHLHSVNVTLDASPSAEEVRELFGDEPRLFLVPEETGIDGTGKLKEFAMDTGRPRGDLWENCIWEESISMEGNDLYLFQSIHQESDVIPENIDAVRALLDWEDRGTSMATTDETLGVGLESLFDGQRQRVVPKHNGDD, from the coding sequence ATGATCCAGGTGGGCGTCAACGGGTACGGCACGATCGGGAAGCGCGTCGCCGACGCGGTGGCCGCACAGCCCGACATGACGCTGACGGGCGTGGCGAAGACCCGCCCGAACTACGAGGCCGAGGCGGCGATCCGGAAGGGGTACCCGCTGTACGCCGCGATCCCCGAGCGGGCGGACCTGTTCCACGAGGCCGGGATCGACCTCGCGGGCGAGGTCGAGGACATGGTGATGACCGCCGACGTGGTCGTCGACACGACACCCTCCGGGATCGGCGCCGACAACCGGGACCTGTACGAGCGCTACGACACGCCCGCCGTCTTCCAGGGCGGCGAGGACGCCGACGTGGCCGACGTGAGTTTCAACGCCCGCTCCAACTACGACCTGGCGAGGGACGACGACGTCGAGACCGCCCGCGTCGTCTCCTGTAACACGACCGGGCTCTCGCGGCTGCTCACGCCCCTGATCGAGACCTACGGCGTCGAGAAGTCGCGCGTCACGCTCGTCCGCCGCGGCGGCGACCCCGGACAGACCTCCCGCGGCCCGATCAACGACATCCTCCCGGACCCGGTCACGGTGCCCTCCCACCACGGCCCGGACGTGAACACGATCCTCCCCGACGTGGACATCGACACCCTCGGCGTGAAGGTGCCGGCGACGCTGATGCACCTCCACTCGGTGAACGTCACCCTCGATGCGTCACCGTCGGCAGAGGAGGTTCGCGAGCTGTTCGGGGACGAGCCACGGCTGTTCCTCGTCCCCGAGGAGACCGGCATCGACGGGACGGGGAAGCTGAAGGAGTTCGCGATGGACACCGGCCGCCCGCGCGGCGACCTCTGGGAGAACTGCATCTGGGAGGAGTCCATCTCGATGGAGGGGAACGACCTGTACCTGTTCCAGTCGATCCACCAGGAGTCGGACGTGATCCCCGAGAACATCGACGCGGTCAGGGCGCTGCTCGACTGGGAGGACCGCGGGACGAGCATGGCGACGACCGACGAGACGCTGGGCGTGGGGCTGGAGTCGCTGTTCGACGGCCAGCGCCAGCGCGTGGTACCGAAGCACAACGGCGACGATTGA
- a CDS encoding phosphoglycerate kinase: protein MRSFRTLDDLPAEQRVLVRLDLNSPVEDGVVQDNRRFSRHAVTVSELAETGHRIALMAHQGRPGRDTFVSLEQHADILAEHAGVDVDFVADTFGDETLAAVRDLDAGDVLLLENTRMTDDELPEKEPEEHADSDFVRTLAPEFDAYVNDAYSAAHRKHASLVGFPLRLPSYAGRVMQTEYEANTAIAEREFDGDVTMVVGGTKATDVIGVMEALDEKVDRFLLGGVAGELFLRAAGYPVGEDVDTELFDEQWDANEETIRSVLEERREQVTLASDLAYEDAEGERAEIDMDDIVEKTQAFLDIGSGTVADYEPAIRDSEAVFVKGALGVFEDERFSVGTVGVLEAIADTDCFSVVGGGDTSRAITMYGMAEDDFSHVSIAGGAYIRALTGEPLPAVELLIRSAERDA, encoded by the coding sequence ATGCGTTCCTTCCGCACCCTCGACGACCTGCCCGCCGAGCAGCGTGTCCTCGTCCGCCTCGACCTCAACTCCCCGGTCGAGGACGGCGTCGTACAGGACAACCGACGCTTCTCCCGCCACGCCGTGACCGTCTCTGAGCTGGCCGAGACCGGGCACCGCATCGCGCTCATGGCCCATCAGGGCCGCCCGGGCAGGGACACCTTCGTCTCGCTGGAACAGCACGCCGACATCCTCGCCGAGCACGCCGGCGTCGACGTGGACTTCGTCGCCGACACGTTCGGCGACGAGACGCTCGCCGCCGTCCGCGACCTCGACGCGGGCGACGTGCTCCTGCTGGAGAACACCCGGATGACGGACGACGAGTTGCCCGAGAAGGAGCCCGAGGAGCACGCCGACAGCGACTTCGTCCGGACGCTCGCGCCGGAGTTCGACGCCTACGTCAACGACGCCTACTCGGCCGCACACCGAAAGCACGCGTCGCTCGTGGGGTTCCCGCTCCGGCTGCCGAGCTACGCCGGCCGCGTGATGCAGACCGAGTACGAGGCCAACACCGCCATCGCCGAGCGCGAGTTCGACGGCGACGTGACGATGGTCGTCGGCGGGACGAAGGCGACCGACGTGATCGGCGTCATGGAGGCGCTCGACGAGAAAGTCGACCGGTTCCTGCTCGGCGGCGTCGCCGGCGAGCTGTTCCTTCGCGCGGCGGGCTACCCCGTCGGCGAGGACGTGGACACCGAGCTGTTCGACGAGCAGTGGGACGCCAACGAGGAGACGATCCGGTCGGTGCTCGAGGAGCGCCGCGAGCAGGTTACGCTCGCGTCGGATCTGGCGTACGAGGACGCCGAGGGCGAGCGCGCCGAGATTGACATGGACGACATCGTGGAGAAGACGCAGGCGTTCCTCGACATCGGCTCCGGGACCGTCGCGGACTACGAGCCCGCGATCCGCGACTCCGAGGCCGTGTTCGTGAAGGGCGCGCTGGGCGTCTTCGAGGACGAGCGCTTCAGCGTCGGCACCGTCGGCGTGCTGGAGGCCATCGCCGACACCGACTGCTTCTCGGTCGTCGGCGGCGGCGACACCTCCCGCGCGATCACGATGTACGGGATGGCGGAGGACGATTTCTCGCACGTCTCCATCGCCGGCGGCGCGTACATCCGCGCGCTCACCGGCGAGCCGCTGCCCGCGGTCGAACTGTTGATCCGGAGCGCCGAGCGCGACGCGTAG
- a CDS encoding metallophosphoesterase, with protein MLVGVVSDTHDNAQYVEAAVEAFADAGADAVIHCGDIVAPFSATPFDPDAVDGSDADWEFHAVRGNNDGEWALADAVGGFGTYHGEFASLTLDGTEFAVYHGTSEPIVDALIASESYDYVLRGHTHERVHEEHKGTVHLNPGGVPIPGREEAPTAMLVDTASGDVTVRDLG; from the coding sequence ATGCTCGTCGGCGTCGTCTCCGACACCCACGACAACGCACAGTACGTCGAGGCCGCGGTCGAGGCGTTCGCGGACGCGGGCGCCGACGCCGTGATCCACTGCGGCGACATCGTCGCGCCGTTTTCCGCGACGCCGTTCGACCCGGACGCGGTCGACGGCTCGGACGCGGACTGGGAGTTTCACGCCGTCCGCGGCAACAACGACGGCGAGTGGGCGCTCGCCGACGCCGTGGGCGGGTTCGGCACCTACCACGGCGAGTTCGCGTCGCTGACGCTCGACGGAACCGAGTTCGCCGTCTACCACGGCACCAGCGAGCCGATCGTCGACGCCCTGATCGCCAGCGAGAGCTACGACTACGTCCTCCGGGGCCACACCCACGAGCGCGTGCACGAGGAGCACAAGGGGACCGTCCACCTCAACCCAGGCGGCGTGCCGATCCCCGGCCGCGAGGAGGCGCCCACGGCGATGCTCGTTGATACGGCGTCCGGGGACGTAACCGTCCGCGACCTGGGATAA